The Bos indicus isolate NIAB-ARS_2022 breed Sahiwal x Tharparkar chromosome 12, NIAB-ARS_B.indTharparkar_mat_pri_1.0, whole genome shotgun sequence genomic sequence TCTGTCCTCAGTGATCCCTGCTCTGTGTTCAGACAAAAGATCCCAGTTGCTTTGAATAGGCTGGAGTTAAGGTTTCTTTAAAATTGTGGCTCACTTACACCTAACGGTAGAAAAGCTTCGCTACTGCCGTGGACTCTCTTCCTTTGGGGAATTACACCTAATAAAAGGCAGATGTGGTTGATTTCACTGGCGAGAGCTGTGTATTTTTTGCTCAAACAGCCAGAATTCACCTTCAGTTTGGTCCTCAGCGAGGACGTTGTCAGACACGGGGATGAATACACAGCTGCCCACCCAGCTGCCAGTGCGGTCCACGGGTGCCCGTCGTGCTGCTAAAGCGGAGTGATCAGCCCGGCATGAGCAGCTTCTCCCCGCGGAAGACGTaaggcagcagccacaggaaccACTGCGTCTCTGCACCCCTCTGCTTGACGGGGCAGCTAGGCGATGCTCCTGAATGAAGGGAGTGCCTGCCCCCTGGCTCCTCTGCAAACCGGGCGTTCACCAGCTCCAGGCAGGACACCACCCCCCGGGGCAGGTCCGACGCAGCCGTTGGCCAGTCCCCTGCAGGACTGAGCACCTGTCAGCCTCCCCCAGGGGCCAGCCGCCTGCCCTCAGGGGTTTCACTCTGCTCTGCAGGGTCCCTCGCTGCAGGCCAGCTTGTGGACGGGCCCCTCCTCTAGAACAAGGGTCCCTGCCTGTTGGGGCAGCACGGTCGGTGAGGAAGTTAACACGGCTGCCAGGCTGTCCTGCTGCCCGGGGCAGAGCCGTGGACTAGTTCTGGACGAACTGGGAGCCTGGCTGAGAGCTGGAGCAGCAGGCAGGCCCCCCCGTTTCCTGCCGGTGTCCTGCACAGCTGGGGCTCCCCGCCTGCGACAACAGGGAGACAGGGTGAGGCCGCCGGCCAGCTCGGTCCCTGCTCACCCTGCCGGCTTCCACCGCGCCACCGACACCCTCACAGCCCTGGCCCCAGTGCGTCTGCTCGGGCTGGTACCCCAAGAACCAGTGTTGAGGGAGCGCGGCGCGTGGGAGCTGGGTGCCTGTGGCGGCTTCCTCTGCTATGCTTCCCTGGGGAACGGGTTACTGTCACCAGACCCAGCACATGCAAACTGACAGACCCAGGCCGACACTGCCCCTCACGCAGGGTCCAGGTGATCCTGGGCCGGGGTcgccctgcccaccctccccaggaTCCCGTGTGGGGCTTCCGTCCTGTCTCCAGGCTGAGATCTCACTGAACTGCGTCGGTGCTGAAAGGAAACCCACTCTTCAGCACCTCTGCTCACACCAAAGGGGTTCTGGGGTGGTGTCGGCTTGGTTTAAGGGAAAACAGCCACAACAGCAACTTTCACATGAAGGCTTTACTGTGACTTAAAGGGTGCAGAACCGTGGCAGGAGACCACGGCCTCGCTTCCCCCGTCCTCAGCTCCTGGGTTTGGGGTCTTCTGTCCTCGGATCCAGCAGCTCCCATGTGGACGAGCCGCTCCTGTCCTGGGGAGGCAGGCGGCGCCAGGTGGGTGGATGGGCAGGTGTCAGGGCTCAGGACAGGCCTGAGCTGGGGGCAGGTGTGCTCCCGGGAGAGACGCCAGCGTCTGCGACGCCAGCTGAGCCCGGCCCCGCAGAGCGCTCACCTTGATGCTGATGCCATGGACGGCCAGGTCCCTGCGTAGCGCGTCGCAGGCCTCCAGCAGGGGCTGCCGCTCCAGGAGCCGCTGCCGCCGCGCCTCCCCAGGGGCCTCCCCAGGGGCCTCCCCGGAGGCCAGAGCGAACTGGCGGACCTTCAGCCGGAAGCGGACCAGCTCCTCCACCAGGCTGTGCAGGGCGGCCGGGCTGCCCGCCCCTGGAACACACTGGGGGTGCGGGGGTGTGTCGGGGTGAGTGGGGCAAGCGGTGTGTGCGGGGTGTGCAGGCGTGAGCGGGTGTGAACCCACAGCCAAGGGCCTGGGGGCACCTTCCTCCCAGTGTCCAGGCCCGGCCCTGACCTCGGCCgcagggtgggctctgggaggtgCCGGCGTCCAGGCCCCGCCCCATCCCCGGCACAGGGTGGACGCAGAGGTGCCGGCGCCTAGGTGTCAGGACTGGAAGTCTGAGAAGGCTCAGATGGGGACCAGAGGCCGGGGCCGGACGCCCCTCGGGGAGGGGCTGGGTCTCTGCCGTCCCAGGGACCCTGACGGGTGGGACCCACAGCGCTCACCGCAGCTGCTGCGTCCACCAGGGGGTTCCCTACAGGACACAAGTGGCCCGGAGCACACTGTGGTCGTGGCAGACGCTGGTCCACTCAGAACCTCGTCACTGCAGCTAACGTGCTAGCTCTCAGTGTGCGCGCGCTTTTAAGGGCCGTGACACGTCTCACACATGTAAAAAGTTTGGCCTTACAGTTACATATTAAAATCAGCATTTATGAAGGGAGGAAGCGTCTGTTACATGCTGGCATGTAGCCGAAGTCCCGAAACAGGACTGAAAAGAGAGGCAAGCATACCTGTCGCTCGGCCAGAGAAATGCCCACCGTCTCAAAGAACTGCTCCACGAAGGCCACGATGGCTCCCAGCACGGCGGGGCTCCGGGGACCACGGGGCTCCTGTGATGGCCGCCGGGGAGGGTGCTCAGAGGCCAGAGCGCGGCCCCGGTAGGTCAGCCCGGGCAGGCGGGGGACGTGGCCCCCAGGGAGGCCGGGCACATGCTCCGCGCACCTGAGCCAGCAGGTGGCCCCCTGGGTGTCAGGCGCCTCCGCGGGAGCCTGGCCCGGGGCGGGCGGGCCGGGGACCAGCTGGGGTCTCACCACGGCCTCCTCCCCTAGCTGACATCGCTGTGACCCACTGAGACTCTGCGGAGCCCGGGAGGCGACGGCATATCTCGGGCTCCTGTCCACGCCCAGGCCCCCTGTGCCCCCCTCGGGAGGTGACTGCTCATCAGGAGCCCTGGGGGCCCATGCTGGGAGCAGGGCCACCTGGGGGGCTGGCAAGCGCATCCTGGGAGTTACCTCGGAGGCCGCCTTCAGCTGCCTGTTCCCGTGGTGGACAAGGTCCATGACGGCGTCCACTGCCCGCACCGTGTCGAAGTCGTCCGCCAAGGCCGCCTGCACGGCCGCCTTGGTGCGGCCCAGCCTGGGGGAGGAGAGCGCGGGGCTGTCGTCTGTCCCCCCGCGTCCCCAGGTGCAGCCTCAGGTCCCCTGTGGGCCCCTCGCTCACACGTCCCGCAGGTCCGCCCGGCCGTCACCAGCCCCTTGGGGtgctgcctcctccctgccgTCCCTCGCCCTGGGACCCCCCGGCTTCCCGGGCACAGGGGAGGCCTGGCAGAGCCCGAGCAGCCCCGCGGGAGACGCAGACCTCTGCTGTGCGTGCCCCTGCACCCAGAGCCGCGTTACGCAGCACAGCCGGCCGGCCGCGGACAGACACAACGACTCCCCGCCTGCTAGTGAGCAGGAAGCCACCCACCTGCACCCCCACCTGGGGGGCCCGTGGCCAATGGCTCCCGAGACCTCGTGGGCCTGGTGCTCGACTCTGTGCTGCGCTCCACCACAGCGGCCAGCAGGCCACTTCATCTGTCTCCTCCCGACACCCCTTCCCGAGTGGCCCCGGAGGAGTCCAGGCTCACCACTCTCCAGGGCCCCCGGGGGTTACGCCAATCCCCCACACCCAGCGGCCTCAACCCCTGGTGCCCCGACAGCCTCCTCCTCTCTCGCCACCGTCATCTCCCCAGCTTCTCACCATCCCTGACGTCAGCCGCagaccccctccccatcccacccccgtGTCCTGGACGTGATTCAACGGCCTCCCGGGCCCGCTCCCCACCCGCCTCACGCCTAGGGGCCCTTGCTGTGCACCCACCTCTCCCATAGCACGTCCTCCTGGATGGGCCCGCCGGCCAGCTGCCCTCTCAAGTATGCCCGCGCGTCCTCCACGAAGGCGGCCGTGGCCCGCAGCAGGCTCCTGGCCTCCAGCAGGGCGCCCTCGCTATAGTCGATGGCTGCGGGGTGAGGACGGTCACAGGTGCAGCCTCGCCCGCGGGCCAGGGAGGGGCTGCCCCCTCTGACCTTGGACCTGGAGGTGGCTGGGGGCGGCCCTGCTGAGGCTGCTGGTCAGGCCCTGGGCCCACTCAGCTCTGCCCGGCTCAGGATGCGGCAGGAGCGGCAGAAGGGGTCTCAGGCCTGAGGGCCGAGTGCTGGGGCTGCTTCCCGGGTCTCAGGGTCCCCAGGAGCCGTCAGGGACTCGGGCCATGCGGCTGGCTCACCTGACCTGTAGCTGCTCCGCAGGCAGAAGAGCCGGAAGACGTCGGGAGAGGTGGAGCGGAGAAAGTCCTGGGGGTGCACACGGGTGAGAGGAGCCACTGACCCTCCGGCTGGACATTTCCCTGCACAGCCTTCCCCACCCACCTGTGGCCGCACCCACCCCATGCTGCACCTGCTCATCTGGCCGGACGGCCTGGCCCACGGCCTGGCTCAACCCGGAGAGGATGGGCATGGGTGCCTGTATTTCAGTGTGGTCAGCGCCTGTCTGAATCCTGCAGACTGCACTCTACTCAGAAACACTGAGCTCTGAGGAAGGTCCCCAGGCCTCACCAGGCCACCCCCGAGATCTATATGAAAACCCATCTGACCCGGTTGTCTCTGCGTCCACGTCCACCTCCTGATGCTCCTTCCCGGAGTGTGGAAAAGGGATCTTTCCCAGTCCTCTTAGCCCCCCACACCAGCCAAGTGGAGGCCCACCCAGGGGATGCTGCAACGTGCATGTGAATTAACGTGGTCCCAAGCCCTGGGTCTTGACCTCATGGAGATAGGCGCCTGAGTGCAGCCGTGACTACAGCGAACGCACCAGGAAGGGGAAGAGACCTGGGGACCCGGGGTGGGCCTCCTGCACAGGGCAGCCTCCACGACGTGTCGGGAACGTGGGGGCCCCGAGAGGCACCCTACCTTGATGGTGACGTAGTTCTTCAGCGACTTGGACATCTTCTCTCCTCCGCCCTTCACGTGCAGGTGCCCTGAAACGAGCACAGCGGCTCGTTCCTCACCAGGCGGGAAGGAGGAGCCCTTCTCAGAGCCCAGCCTCCGGGGACCCTGCCCCTCACTGCCCCCTCGTGGGCGCTGGCACAGGGCCCCCCAACCCGCTGGCCAGGAAGGGGGCCACAGCCACTGGCCGGGCGTCACAAAGTGGGGaccaccctccccctcccatgACTCACAAACAGGGGGGACCCGACTCAGCTCCCGGGGGGGATGCCCTCTGCTTCCACGGAGCGCAGGCCTGGCAGCCCTGAGCGCTTTCCCGCGGTAGCTGTTTCACCGATGTGCCCCCACCCTGGCACCATCTCATTCCCATATATGTGAAAGACAGGGAACCCAAACCCCTTAGGACGTCCTCCAGGACCGCCTGGGTACCAGGCTCACTTCCCAGGAAACTGGTTTCTCGGCACAACGTCTGTGCACCTCTCCTGACGTGACTCTCAGCACAGGGTCTGTCCACCTTTCCTGACGTGACTTCACCCCAGGCTGCCCAAGGCCAACTTTCCTGAGAGCTGGTTACAGGGCGGCCTCTAGAATCTGACCCTGAATACATAACCCTAGCAGCGTGCGGCTTCCACCAAGTGCAACGGACGTTTTACAAAACCGACAACGTCTGGAGAACGGAACTCATCCGACTGCTGAACTCCACGTCCACCTCCCCGTGTGTGCGACGTCAcaaagtcgtgtccgagtctgcaaccccaaggatcacagcctccaggctcctctgaccctgggatcctccaggcaagaacactggagtgagctgccacgccctcctccgggggatctgactggcccaggggctgaaccgcgtctctcacgtctcctgctttggcaggtgggttccttaccactgcgccacctgggaagtccaggaaaATAGATCGCTTCTCCAGGTGTCGGGACACAGCACCCTTCCTGCAGAACACAGAGCGAACCCTCCCACCCGCCAGTATCTGAGCGACGGGACCCACACGTGTGCACACGGCCCTCCGTGAGCGCTGCCGCTGCCGCCTGCGCCTGGACTCACGGTCACCCGGGGCGCCGGCACTGACGGCAGGCCCCACGTCCTCACGAGCAACACCAGCGGTTAACACGGGGTCACCTGATCCCAGCCCAGGGACGGGAGCACTGCAGGGACGGGAGCACTGTGTCACCGGGCCCTGGGACTCCTCCCTGCATGGGCTGCGGCGCTCTGCTCTCCCGAGTCCCCCACCCGGGGGGAGATGGTTCCACGAGGCTTCTGAAGAGGTGTGGGCCCCTGACAGGAAACACGTGGGTCCTGGGGGCCCTGCCGGTCCCCGCCTGGGAGCCCCAGAGGAACGGCTCATCGAGCGCTGGGCCAGCAGGAGGAAGTGATTCCGGCCACTGTCGAGCTCCGAGCAGTGCACGAAGTGGACGCCAGACCTCAGCTCTGGCGCC encodes the following:
- the CARS2 gene encoding probable cysteine--tRNA ligase, mitochondrial isoform X3, with product MVMGITDVDDKIIRRANEIRNLCLVSPRVRCPPWPPWKRSARSCDAGVAVGAMSVSPASLARLYEEDFKQDMAALKVLPPTAYLRVTEHVPQIVAFIERLIANGHAYCTAKGNVYFDLQSRGDRYGKLVGVAPGPVGEPVDSDKRHTSDFALWKAAKPQEPFWGSPWGDGRPGWHIECSTIASLVFGSQLDIHSGGVDLAFPHHENEIAQCEAFHQCPQWGNYFLHSGHLHVKGGGEKMSKSLKNYVTIKDFLRSTSPDVFRLFCLRSSYRSAIDYSEGALLEARSLLRATAAFVEDARAYLRGQLAGGPIQEDVLWERLGRTKAAVQAALADDFDTVRAVDAVMDLVHHGNRQLKAASEEPRGPRSPAVLGAIVAFVEQFFETVGISLAERQCVPGAGSPAALHSLVEELVRFRLKVRQFALASGEAPGEAPGEARRQRLLERQPLLEACDALRRDLAVHGISIKDRSGSSTWELLDPRTEDPKPRS
- the CARS2 gene encoding probable cysteine--tRNA ligase, mitochondrial isoform X5; protein product: MIKKEVQLRTNGLRSRTPGSCLMSVSPASLARLYEEDFKQDMAALKVLPPTAYLRVTEHVPQIVAFIERLIANGHAYCTAKGNVYFDLQSRGDRYGKLVGVAPGPVGEPVDSDKRHTSDFALWKAAKPQEPFWGSPWGDGRPGWHIECSTIASLVFGSQLDIHSGGVDLAFPHHENEIAQCEAFHQCPQWGNYFLHSGHLHVKGGGEKMSKSLKNYVTIKDFLRSTSPDVFRLFCLRSSYRSAIDYSEGALLEARSLLRATAAFVEDARAYLRGQLAGGPIQEDVLWERLGRTKAAVQAALADDFDTVRAVDAVMDLVHHGNRQLKAASEEPRGPRSPAVLGAIVAFVEQFFETVGISLAERQCVPGAGSPAALHSLVEELVRFRLKVRQFALASGEAPGEAPGEARRQRLLERQPLLEACDALRRDLAVHGISIKDRSGSSTWELLDPRTEDPKPRS
- the CARS2 gene encoding probable cysteine--tRNA ligase, mitochondrial isoform X4 produces the protein MKYSGGTCKDPRVVPAFHGFGAEFSDPRVIHPRVQLRTNGLRSRTPGSCLMSVSPASLARLYEEDFKQDMAALKVLPPTAYLRVTEHVPQIVAFIERLIANGHAYCTAKGNVYFDLQSRGDRYGKLVGVAPGPVGEPVDSDKRHTSDFALWKAAKPQEPFWGSPWGDGRPGWHIECSTIASLVFGSQLDIHSGGVDLAFPHHENEIAQCEAFHQCPQWGNYFLHSGHLHVKGGGEKMSKSLKNYVTIKDFLRSTSPDVFRLFCLRSSYRSAIDYSEGALLEARSLLRATAAFVEDARAYLRGQLAGGPIQEDVLWERLGRTKAAVQAALADDFDTVRAVDAVMDLVHHGNRQLKAASEEPRGPRSPAVLGAIVAFVEQFFETVGISLAERQCVPGAGSPAALHSLVEELVRFRLKVRQFALASGEAPGEAPGEARRQRLLERQPLLEACDALRRDLAVHGISIKDRSGSSTWELLDPRTEDPKPRS
- the CARS2 gene encoding probable cysteine--tRNA ligase, mitochondrial isoform X6, which codes for MSVSPASLARLYEEDFKQDMAALKVLPPTAYLRVTEHVPQIVAFIERLIANGHAYCTAKGNVYFDLQSRGDRYGKLVGVAPGPVGEPVDSDKRHTSDFALWKAAKPQEPFWGSPWGDGRPGWHIECSTIASLVFGSQLDIHSGGVDLAFPHHENEIAQCEAFHQCPQWGNYFLHSGHLHVKGGGEKMSKSLKNYVTIKDFLRSTSPDVFRLFCLRSSYRSAIDYSEGALLEARSLLRATAAFVEDARAYLRGQLAGGPIQEDVLWERLGRTKAAVQAALADDFDTVRAVDAVMDLVHHGNRQLKAASEEPRGPRSPAVLGAIVAFVEQFFETVGISLAERQCVPGAGSPAALHSLVEELVRFRLKVRQFALASGEAPGEAPGEARRQRLLERQPLLEACDALRRDLAVHGISIKDRSGSSTWELLDPRTEDPKPRS